From the genome of Flavobacterium luteolum, one region includes:
- a CDS encoding DUF4265 domain-containing protein, whose amino-acid sequence MEQETHKKILFKYYSDYLDEVVSETMWAEIIDLEKGLFKLDNIPFFGPLIATDDIFYAEYDETEERFMHRKTIQNSGNSIIQVAVLEKGFDKEIIREKLKAINCLSEGLNETFFAAEITKDVDYSLVRSLLNEYESKEIIEFAEPCLSEKHRADLLKN is encoded by the coding sequence ATGGAACAAGAAACTCATAAAAAAATATTATTTAAATACTATAGTGATTATCTAGACGAAGTCGTGTCTGAAACAATGTGGGCAGAAATTATTGATCTAGAAAAAGGTCTTTTCAAACTGGATAATATTCCGTTTTTCGGCCCTTTAATTGCTACAGACGACATTTTTTACGCCGAATATGATGAAACAGAAGAACGTTTTATGCATAGAAAAACGATTCAGAATTCTGGAAATTCGATTATTCAGGTGGCAGTTTTAGAAAAAGGATTCGACAAGGAAATCATCAGAGAAAAATTGAAAGCAATTAATTGTTTGTCTGAAGGATTGAATGAAACCTTTTTCGCAGCAGAAATTACTAAAGATGTAGATTACTCTTTGGTAAGAAGCCTTTTGAACGAATATGAATCTAAAGAAATTATAGAATTTGCAGAACCTTGCCTTTCAGAGAAACACAGGGCAGATTTATTAAAAAACTAA